The Terriglobales bacterium genome window below encodes:
- a CDS encoding SLBB domain-containing protein translates to MKKFSPASAVSISLALFLFTCSCFAQNDVDPYAEARDRDAALQAYHSVGQTPSRTPDADAALTSDVIIQLLQSEPALKLQVKRVLIQKALDQGRLLAEEDLGDSDLYALIRDDLNIRKIASDEIEKRHYLPLRPTDEEAFEARMRQLRLQQLESDEAHQRGMTVDQAKPGTQTASTTEKPKASPSPISPFTDSGPSTLSPDDRDLQRISPSELPQLLTASAQLGGSGSGGLGLGGRSSSANSTDASLLIPSITPEPALPSEREILSGANQPSASATPRVQSSGAMDDSGRAFRKQPNPYGMVPSLYDLYEQTPAQGRKLERFGASVFAKGTGNLDQLPMDVPVGPDYVIGPGDGLNVDLWGSVSQRLQRVVDREGRLSLPEVGTVLVAGKTLGEVQQTVQRQLRDQFRDVQTDVSLARVRTVRVYVVGDVANPGAYDVSSLSTPLNALYAAGGPTARGSMRLVRHYRGKQLVEELDLYDLLLHGVNSEVKRLESGDTIQVPPAQPEIAIDGMVRRPARYELLHETSLDQVLELAGGVLPSAALRHIEIERVQAHDKRVMLSLDLPEAEGATKVDAALSAFKVQDGDSIRIFPILPYAQQAVYLDGHVFRPGKYGYHEGMKISDLLHSYADMLPEPSHRHAEVIRLSAPDFRPTVLAFNLDDAIKGDPKSDLLLQPLDTIRIFSRYDFEDPPEVTVSGEVRRPGVHRTSGDLHVRDAVYLAGGLAPDALLSDAQVFRRANGKTEVVSVNLEAALKGDPGNNLLLQPRDRLIIHRDLAKADPASVKIEGEVERPGKYPLGNGMTATDLVRIAGGFKRSAYTDLADLSRYVVQDGAKIQGEHEQVEIAKAFTSHDADVPLRDGDTLTIRPIAGFSNIGATVSVKGEVMHPSVYGIKDGERLSSVLKRAGGFGPDAYPQGIVLSRDSLRTMEEQNRLDLLSRLQAESANQPKYKPGTSPAEAALVSQSAALQQQQLIDRLKNEPPLGRLVVHINGDISKWQGGPEDIELRRGDTIVIPKRPTQVMVTGQVYNPTAVTYIPGKNAEWYLRQSGGTSELANKKAIFIVRADGSLVGRGGTTDGFWHQNVLSTVLHPGDTVVVPEKLLGGTPVFKTLLDSAQVISSIAVTAKAVGVF, encoded by the coding sequence ATGAAAAAATTCTCCCCCGCCTCTGCTGTCTCCATTTCTCTGGCTCTTTTTCTTTTTACCTGTTCCTGTTTTGCTCAAAACGATGTGGATCCGTACGCGGAAGCTCGCGATCGCGATGCCGCGCTGCAGGCTTATCACTCGGTCGGCCAGACGCCAAGCAGGACTCCAGATGCCGATGCTGCGCTGACTTCTGACGTCATCATCCAACTCCTGCAATCGGAGCCTGCGCTCAAGCTTCAAGTCAAGCGCGTGCTGATCCAGAAAGCTCTCGATCAGGGCAGGCTTTTGGCTGAAGAGGATCTCGGTGACAGCGACTTGTACGCGCTGATTCGCGACGATCTCAACATTCGCAAGATCGCGAGCGATGAAATTGAGAAGCGGCACTATTTACCTCTTCGCCCTACCGATGAAGAGGCATTCGAAGCGCGCATGCGCCAACTCAGGCTGCAGCAGCTTGAGAGCGACGAAGCCCATCAGCGCGGCATGACGGTCGACCAGGCAAAACCTGGAACCCAAACCGCAAGCACTACCGAGAAGCCAAAAGCCTCCCCCTCTCCCATCTCTCCGTTCACGGACAGCGGACCTTCGACGCTGTCTCCCGATGATCGCGATTTGCAGCGCATCAGCCCGAGCGAGCTGCCGCAATTGTTGACTGCATCTGCGCAGTTGGGCGGAAGTGGATCCGGCGGGCTGGGACTTGGAGGAAGGTCGTCGTCAGCGAATTCAACCGACGCATCGCTTTTGATTCCTTCGATTACGCCGGAACCAGCTTTGCCGTCGGAGCGAGAGATTCTTTCCGGTGCAAATCAGCCGTCAGCATCGGCTACGCCCAGAGTGCAATCTTCAGGAGCGATGGATGATTCAGGCCGCGCCTTTCGCAAGCAGCCGAATCCCTATGGAATGGTGCCATCGCTCTACGACTTGTATGAGCAGACGCCGGCCCAAGGTAGAAAGCTGGAGCGATTTGGCGCGAGCGTCTTCGCCAAAGGGACCGGCAACCTCGACCAACTCCCGATGGATGTTCCGGTTGGCCCTGACTACGTCATCGGGCCTGGCGACGGACTCAACGTGGATCTGTGGGGATCGGTTTCTCAGCGCTTGCAGCGCGTCGTGGATCGAGAAGGCCGGCTGTCGCTTCCCGAAGTGGGAACCGTTCTTGTCGCCGGCAAGACTCTCGGCGAAGTGCAGCAGACGGTGCAACGACAGCTTCGCGATCAATTTCGCGATGTCCAGACTGACGTCTCTCTCGCTCGCGTGCGCACGGTTCGTGTGTACGTTGTAGGCGATGTCGCCAACCCCGGCGCTTACGACGTGAGCTCGCTTTCAACTCCTCTGAACGCATTGTATGCAGCCGGTGGGCCGACTGCTCGCGGCTCCATGCGCCTCGTGCGGCACTATCGCGGCAAGCAGCTCGTTGAAGAGCTTGATCTCTACGACTTGCTGCTTCACGGGGTAAATTCCGAGGTGAAGCGGCTTGAGTCCGGCGATACCATTCAGGTTCCTCCGGCCCAGCCCGAAATTGCGATCGACGGCATGGTGCGCCGTCCGGCACGCTACGAGTTACTGCATGAAACTTCTCTCGATCAAGTGCTTGAGCTCGCCGGTGGTGTGCTGCCTTCGGCAGCTTTGCGTCATATCGAAATCGAGCGCGTGCAGGCTCACGACAAGCGCGTAATGCTGAGCCTGGACTTGCCCGAGGCTGAGGGAGCTACCAAAGTCGACGCAGCGCTCTCGGCATTTAAAGTTCAGGACGGAGATAGTATTCGGATCTTCCCGATTCTTCCCTATGCACAGCAGGCTGTGTATCTCGATGGGCATGTCTTCCGCCCAGGCAAGTACGGTTATCACGAGGGGATGAAGATCTCCGACCTGCTGCACTCGTACGCGGACATGCTGCCCGAGCCGTCCCATCGGCACGCGGAAGTTATTCGCCTATCAGCGCCGGATTTTCGCCCTACCGTGTTGGCCTTCAATCTTGATGACGCGATCAAGGGTGATCCCAAATCAGACCTCCTGCTTCAGCCGCTCGATACGATCCGGATTTTCAGCCGCTACGATTTCGAAGATCCGCCGGAAGTGACGGTCTCTGGGGAAGTCCGCAGGCCCGGAGTGCATCGCACGAGCGGAGATCTTCATGTTCGCGACGCCGTCTATCTCGCCGGAGGATTGGCTCCGGACGCACTTCTCTCCGATGCCCAGGTCTTCCGTCGCGCGAACGGCAAAACCGAAGTTGTGAGCGTGAATCTCGAAGCGGCGCTGAAGGGCGATCCCGGCAACAACCTTCTGCTGCAGCCGCGCGATCGGCTGATTATTCATCGCGATCTCGCCAAGGCCGATCCTGCCTCGGTAAAGATTGAAGGCGAAGTAGAGCGGCCGGGCAAATATCCGCTCGGCAATGGCATGACTGCCACGGATCTTGTCCGCATTGCCGGCGGATTTAAGCGCAGCGCCTATACCGATCTCGCCGATCTTTCCCGGTACGTCGTCCAGGACGGAGCCAAAATCCAGGGCGAGCACGAGCAGGTTGAAATTGCGAAAGCGTTCACCTCGCACGATGCCGATGTTCCACTTCGGGACGGCGACACGCTTACGATTCGTCCGATCGCGGGCTTCAGCAATATCGGTGCGACCGTTTCCGTAAAAGGCGAGGTCATGCATCCCAGCGTCTACGGAATCAAAGACGGCGAGCGCTTGAGTTCTGTTTTGAAACGCGCGGGCGGATTTGGTCCTGATGCATATCCGCAGGGCATCGTCCTGAGCCGCGACTCGCTGCGCACTATGGAAGAGCAGAATCGGCTCGATCTCTTGTCGCGTCTGCAGGCAGAAAGCGCGAATCAACCGAAATACAAGCCAGGCACGAGTCCAGCTGAGGCGGCGCTAGTTTCTCAATCTGCGGCGCTTCAACAGCAGCAGCTGATTGACCGACTGAAGAATGAGCCCCCATTGGGCAGGCTTGTGGTTCACATCAACGGCGACATTTCCAAGTGGCAGGGCGGTCCGGAAGATATAGAGCTGCGCAGAGGCGACACGATCGTAATCCCCAAACGCCCAACGCAGGTGATGGTGACTGGCCAAGTCTACAATCCGACGGCGGTCACATATATACCCGGCAAGAATGCGGAATGGTACTTGCGTCAATCGGGCGGAACCTCTGAGCTGGCGAATAAGAAGGCAATCTTCATTGTGCGCGCCGACGGTTCGCTGGTCGGGCGCGGAGGTACCACCGACGGTTTCTGGCACCAGAACGTGCTCAGCACGGTGCTGCATCCCGGCGATACCGTGGTAGTTCCGGAAAAGCTGCTGGGAGGGACGCCGGTTTTCAAGACATTGCTGGACTCCGCACAAGTAATTTCATCCATAGCGGTTACTGCCAAAGCTGTAGGAGTGTTTTAA
- a CDS encoding capsule assembly Wzi family protein, with translation MAVGLASWSVCAWGQAEGAQSTADSYREQLKAEAADPQQSTSSDSSSREAYKDHLRRLSGDTSASDIRPTTSQNSTASQNGLDDGRTESPVVGSSPVSQASDVGAGGHSALQPVSLATGTRSLSGMVLPPQVSPGTDCSDAYCQQLRSVANGVKPEVRLNTYEPGRTPTTEGNFVRNLAFDQVHIWESPFKLRDTDSTWILPFGVVTGGLIATDRDVSKQLVKPAHIDTSKQISNLGLYSFIGAGAGFYGLGLITNDDHKRETGLLAGEAFINATLVGTALKGIVGRERPFESDHFGHIGRGGSSFPSEHALGSWAIASVIAHEYPNPFIQIASYGLASAVSVTRLTAGQHFPSDVFVGATFGYLIGRKMYRDHHNPELGGSEYGTFIRERPRDAEHSGSAYVPLESWVYPVIDRLAGLGYIHSNFDSERPFTRLECARLASEAAGNASSDDTPANVLAMIDELQREFAPEADVWAGDSENRSAVLESVYTRATEITGPVLRDGYHFGQTLYNDYGRPYGRGFNNITGFSARATSGPLVFYFRGEYQHAPGNPDYTAAQKALIDVSDIIVFHPGDTGDTPVLDNQFPATDRFRILDAYVGLNFAGNRLTLGQQSLWWGPGSDTNFALTDNAQPLRMIRFSNTSPVEIPFLSKFLGPLRYDMFLGQLSDQHFLVANGVLYGPHLKTQPFIQGQRFTFKPTENFEFGFSRTGIFGGDGKPLTLDEFLRATFSAGNTAAGTLPGSAGDPGDRRSFVDISYRVPKVRDWLTVYLEEFSEDELSPLFQPRSAAMRPGIYMPKIPKLNRVDLRLEGTYTDIPSFGGGRGFFYFNDAYRNGYTNDGNLLGSWIGREGHGVRATSTVWLSKKNTIQMGYRAAVVDKDFIEGGRYADESATATFAVRSDLMLSAGLQYEKWHFPALARGVQTNFSSSIQLTFLPQQSRRPASTQ, from the coding sequence ATGGCGGTAGGACTGGCGAGTTGGAGTGTGTGCGCCTGGGGGCAGGCCGAGGGCGCCCAATCCACAGCAGATTCATATCGGGAACAGCTCAAGGCCGAAGCCGCAGATCCGCAGCAATCAACCTCGTCAGATTCCAGCTCCCGAGAGGCGTACAAAGACCACCTTCGTCGCCTCTCCGGTGATACGAGCGCTTCTGATATCCGTCCAACTACTTCGCAGAATTCAACTGCTTCCCAAAACGGGCTCGATGACGGCAGGACCGAATCCCCGGTCGTCGGATCCAGTCCTGTATCGCAGGCGAGTGACGTCGGTGCCGGAGGTCACAGCGCACTTCAACCAGTTTCGCTGGCGACCGGCACTCGCTCTCTTTCAGGCATGGTGCTTCCGCCGCAGGTTTCTCCCGGTACGGATTGCAGCGATGCTTATTGTCAGCAGCTTCGAAGTGTGGCGAACGGGGTCAAGCCGGAAGTCCGCCTCAATACCTATGAGCCGGGCCGCACGCCGACGACGGAGGGAAACTTTGTCCGCAATCTCGCCTTCGATCAAGTGCATATTTGGGAGAGCCCGTTCAAGCTGCGTGACACGGACTCGACTTGGATCTTACCCTTCGGCGTAGTCACCGGCGGCCTGATCGCAACCGATCGCGACGTTTCCAAGCAACTGGTGAAACCAGCGCATATCGACACGAGCAAACAGATTTCAAATCTCGGACTCTACAGCTTCATCGGCGCTGGCGCGGGCTTCTATGGCTTAGGACTGATCACTAACGACGATCACAAGCGCGAGACCGGATTACTTGCAGGGGAAGCGTTCATCAACGCAACACTCGTCGGCACAGCTCTGAAAGGGATTGTTGGCCGAGAGCGCCCCTTTGAGAGCGACCACTTCGGTCACATAGGAAGAGGAGGCAGTAGCTTTCCCTCGGAACATGCCTTGGGAAGCTGGGCGATCGCCAGCGTGATCGCTCACGAGTACCCAAACCCGTTTATTCAGATTGCCTCATATGGATTGGCTTCAGCAGTCTCGGTAACGCGGCTGACTGCGGGCCAACACTTCCCGTCAGACGTTTTCGTCGGCGCTACATTCGGCTATTTGATCGGTCGGAAAATGTACCGCGACCACCACAATCCCGAGCTCGGCGGCTCCGAATACGGAACTTTCATCCGCGAGCGCCCTCGCGATGCCGAGCATTCCGGATCAGCCTACGTTCCACTTGAGAGCTGGGTCTATCCAGTCATCGACCGCCTGGCAGGGCTGGGCTACATTCACTCAAACTTCGATTCCGAGCGTCCCTTCACACGCCTGGAGTGCGCCCGTCTGGCATCCGAAGCAGCCGGAAACGCCAGCAGCGACGACACTCCCGCGAATGTTCTAGCGATGATCGACGAGCTGCAGCGAGAATTCGCACCCGAAGCAGACGTCTGGGCAGGCGATTCCGAAAACCGAAGCGCAGTGCTGGAGTCGGTCTACACAAGAGCAACGGAAATCACCGGCCCAGTCCTACGAGACGGCTACCACTTCGGCCAAACCCTTTACAACGACTACGGAAGACCCTACGGCCGCGGCTTTAACAACATCACCGGCTTCTCAGCGAGGGCAACTTCCGGTCCACTCGTGTTTTATTTCAGGGGGGAGTATCAGCATGCGCCGGGGAATCCGGACTACACGGCGGCGCAGAAGGCCTTGATCGATGTATCGGATATCATCGTTTTTCACCCCGGCGACACAGGCGACACGCCGGTTCTCGATAACCAGTTTCCGGCTACGGACAGGTTCAGAATTCTTGACGCGTATGTCGGCCTAAATTTCGCCGGAAATCGGCTCACGCTTGGTCAGCAGAGCTTGTGGTGGGGCCCTGGATCGGATACCAATTTTGCTCTTACTGACAATGCTCAACCGCTGAGGATGATCCGGTTTAGCAATACATCACCGGTAGAAATTCCCTTTTTGTCAAAGTTCCTGGGTCCTCTCAGATATGACATGTTTTTAGGCCAGCTAAGTGATCAGCATTTCCTTGTAGCGAACGGCGTGCTATATGGACCACATTTGAAGACACAGCCTTTTATCCAAGGTCAGAGATTCACGTTTAAGCCAACGGAAAATTTTGAGTTCGGGTTTTCTCGGACGGGGATTTTTGGAGGGGATGGCAAACCTTTAACCCTTGACGAGTTTCTCCGCGCAACATTCTCGGCGGGCAATACTGCGGCCGGAACTTTGCCGGGATCAGCGGGAGATCCGGGAGATCGGCGGAGCTTTGTAGATATCAGTTATCGAGTGCCGAAGGTGCGTGATTGGCTAACTGTCTACCTGGAGGAATTCAGTGAAGACGAACTTTCTCCACTGTTTCAACCGCGATCAGCTGCGATGCGACCCGGGATCTATATGCCCAAGATTCCAAAGCTCAACCGAGTTGATCTCAGGCTAGAAGGCACCTATACCGACATACCCAGTTTTGGAGGCGGTCGGGGCTTCTTCTATTTCAATGACGCTTACCGCAACGGCTACACTAACGATGGCAATCTTCTCGGGAGCTGGATCGGTCGAGAGGGTCATGGCGTTCGGGCTACTTCTACCGTATGGCTCTCAAAGAAAAATACGATTCAGATGGGCTATCGTGCAGCCGTAGTGGATAAGGACTTCATTGAGGGTGGTCGATACGCGGACGAAAGTGCCACTGCGACTTTCGCCGTGCGATCCGATCTGATGCTTTCTGCCGGTTTGCAGTATGAAAAGTGGCACTTCCCAGCTCTCGCGAGAGGAGTGCAGACGAATTTCTCTTCGTCGATACAGCTGACGTTTTTGCCTCAGCAGAGCAGGCGACCCGCTTCTACTCAGTAA
- a CDS encoding lipopolysaccharide biosynthesis protein has translation MDKNGRTTSRDTGSAPELVVRDFPDPACEESDSGERLAQNIRLLWRRRNLFLKAGLMAAVAFALVAWMIPNQYEATARLMPPDDIASNPMALLAGIAGKSSDGLSIAGDLLGFKSTGKLFVGILRSRTVEDDLVRRFDLRKVYWVRYWEDARKKLESRTEISEDRKSGIISVTVSDRDRARSAALAQAYVDELNMLVAQLTTSSAHRERVFLEERLKEVKRDLDAASVEFSQFASKNTAIDIPEQGKAMVEAAALLQGQLIAAQSELSGLQQIYTANNVRVRSAQARVAELRDQLDRIGGKNIDNTNPQPPDDTLYPSIRQLPLLGVRYADLFRRVKIEEVVFDTLTKQYELAKVQEAKEIPTVKVLDHPSVPEKKSFPPRLIIVVFGTILCLIVATLWIIGEQVWTTEIHTPVGALAADIVHHLDMRMHSHMYRWPFPLKPRRDKETRLPDRDAEQQPEQEVAKVRR, from the coding sequence GTGGATAAAAACGGGCGCACAACTTCTCGAGACACCGGATCCGCTCCCGAATTAGTAGTGCGTGACTTCCCCGATCCGGCTTGCGAGGAGAGCGACTCCGGGGAACGTCTAGCTCAAAATATTCGACTGTTGTGGCGCCGTCGCAATCTTTTTTTGAAAGCTGGGTTGATGGCTGCGGTTGCTTTTGCACTTGTCGCTTGGATGATTCCCAATCAATACGAAGCGACTGCACGCTTAATGCCGCCAGACGACATCGCTTCAAATCCAATGGCGCTTCTGGCTGGTATTGCCGGAAAATCCAGCGATGGTTTATCAATCGCTGGAGATTTGCTTGGTTTCAAGAGTACGGGGAAATTATTTGTCGGCATATTGAGGAGTAGAACCGTTGAGGACGATCTCGTCAGGCGTTTTGATCTGCGAAAAGTGTATTGGGTTAGATATTGGGAAGATGCGCGTAAGAAATTAGAAAGTCGGACAGAGATTTCTGAAGACAGAAAAAGTGGAATCATTTCCGTCACGGTGAGCGACAGGGATCGCGCGCGTTCAGCGGCTCTCGCGCAAGCATATGTGGATGAACTGAATATGTTGGTTGCGCAACTCACTACGTCTTCAGCCCATAGAGAACGCGTCTTTTTAGAGGAGCGGCTTAAAGAGGTAAAGCGTGATCTGGATGCCGCCTCTGTTGAGTTTAGTCAATTTGCCAGCAAGAACACTGCAATCGACATTCCAGAGCAGGGAAAAGCAATGGTGGAAGCTGCGGCACTTTTGCAAGGTCAGCTGATTGCTGCACAGTCGGAGCTGAGCGGTTTACAGCAAATCTACACAGCAAATAACGTGCGAGTCCGCTCCGCGCAGGCGCGTGTCGCCGAGCTGCGGGATCAGCTAGATCGGATTGGAGGAAAGAACATTGACAACACTAATCCACAACCACCTGACGACACGCTCTACCCTTCCATCCGACAGCTTCCGTTATTAGGTGTAAGGTACGCTGACTTGTTCCGGAGGGTTAAGATCGAAGAGGTTGTCTTCGATACTCTTACTAAGCAATATGAACTGGCTAAGGTGCAAGAAGCAAAAGAGATTCCGACCGTCAAAGTTCTGGATCACCCAAGTGTTCCAGAAAAGAAGTCGTTTCCTCCAAGGCTTATCATCGTTGTATTTGGCACGATATTGTGCTTGATCGTCGCAACATTGTGGATTATTGGAGAACAGGTGTGGACAACTGAGATCCATACACCCGTCGGCGCCCTGGCCGCCGACATCGTCCATCATCTCGACATGCGCATGCATTCGCACATGTATCGGTGGCCTTTTCCTCTAAAGCCGAGGCGCGATAAAGAGACTCGACTTCCAGATCGCGATGCAGAACAACAACCCGAACAGGAAGTGGCTAAAGTCCGACGCTGA
- a CDS encoding flippase yields the protein MLVPFAKPCTSGRLLLKNTALNFLAQFLPLVVGLFAIPKLIGALGVERFGILTLAWAIIGYSSLFDLGLGRALTKVVAERIHCTEQGELGQLIWTGLLMMLMAGALGAAVMIGASSWLIHSVLKVSPQLQSETIKAFQYLALSIPIVILTTGLRGVLEANQLFALVTAVRLPLGILTFAAPWLLLVFSHSLVIIVIGLFLIRWLACIAQFLCVLWKYPVLLHGFRVRISIARLLLGFGGWMTVTNVISPIMSNLDRFLVGAIVSVAAVAYYTTPYEMITKLWLIPFALAGVLFPAFSSLAENPARLTYLLDRGVNYVMLLLFLPTLFIAAFARIGMRLWLGASFAANSALILQLLCLGVFINSISQIPFALIQGIGRPDLTAKLHFAELPLYLGLAYLLIREYGVQGAAVAWLTRAILDGIALCLIATRVLPSSTKPVQRASYRVVVALGFCLVALVLNGWFRTIFVAAVACAFVKVAWSSVLGEGERKVFTSRFKTATMADRAHVSASS from the coding sequence ATGTTAGTTCCATTTGCGAAACCTTGCACCAGCGGTCGCTTGTTACTCAAGAACACGGCGCTGAATTTTTTGGCGCAGTTCTTGCCTCTGGTAGTGGGGCTTTTTGCTATCCCCAAGCTTATTGGCGCCCTAGGCGTTGAGCGTTTCGGGATTCTCACCTTAGCTTGGGCCATCATAGGCTACTCTAGCTTATTTGATTTGGGACTCGGTCGAGCTCTCACGAAAGTCGTTGCGGAAAGGATTCACTGCACAGAACAAGGCGAACTGGGGCAACTGATTTGGACCGGTTTACTCATGATGTTGATGGCTGGAGCTCTGGGTGCAGCCGTGATGATTGGCGCGAGCTCGTGGTTGATACATTCTGTCCTCAAGGTGAGCCCGCAGCTTCAATCGGAGACCATAAAAGCTTTTCAGTATCTCGCGTTGTCCATTCCTATTGTCATCCTAACGACAGGACTGCGCGGTGTACTCGAAGCAAACCAGCTATTTGCGCTTGTGACTGCCGTCCGCCTGCCACTAGGCATATTGACTTTTGCCGCTCCGTGGCTTCTGCTGGTGTTCTCTCATAGCCTGGTAATCATTGTTATAGGCCTTTTTTTAATACGTTGGCTGGCCTGCATCGCTCAATTCCTTTGCGTCCTATGGAAATATCCGGTCTTGCTCCACGGTTTTCGAGTCAGGATCTCTATCGCGAGATTGCTATTAGGCTTTGGCGGATGGATGACTGTAACGAATGTCATTAGTCCGATAATGAGCAATTTAGATCGTTTCTTGGTGGGCGCGATTGTGTCGGTCGCCGCAGTCGCATACTACACCACTCCTTATGAAATGATTACAAAGCTCTGGCTGATACCATTTGCTCTAGCAGGAGTTCTCTTTCCGGCGTTCTCGAGCCTCGCGGAAAATCCAGCACGCCTTACATATCTGCTTGATCGCGGAGTCAATTATGTGATGCTCCTGCTATTCTTGCCTACTCTTTTCATCGCTGCTTTTGCTCGGATCGGCATGCGGCTTTGGCTCGGGGCATCGTTCGCCGCTAACAGTGCGCTAATATTACAGTTGCTATGTCTCGGAGTTTTCATTAACAGTATTTCTCAGATTCCGTTCGCGCTGATCCAGGGCATTGGTAGGCCAGATCTAACGGCAAAGCTGCACTTTGCCGAACTGCCACTGTATTTAGGTCTCGCATATTTGCTAATTCGGGAGTACGGTGTCCAGGGCGCCGCGGTAGCATGGCTTACGAGAGCTATATTAGATGGAATTGCGTTGTGCCTGATAGCGACGCGAGTGCTCCCGTCGAGTACGAAACCGGTACAAAGGGCTTCGTACAGAGTGGTTGTGGCCTTGGGTTTCTGTCTTGTAGCGCTAGTTCTGAACGGCTGGTTCCGAACGATTTTCGTCGCTGCCGTTGCCTGTGCCTTCGTGAAGGTCGCTTGGTCTTCGGTGCTCGGAGAGGGAGAAAGAAAAGTATTCACCTCGCGATTCAAAACCGCGACGATGGCAGACCGGGCTCATGTCAGCGCTAGTTCTTGA